In Dermacentor andersoni chromosome 11, qqDerAnde1_hic_scaffold, whole genome shotgun sequence, the sequence AGGTTGCTTTAATCTGCATGACATAATCTAGAAAAGTGGACATGAAAAGTATACTAAAAGTATACTCTGCATTCGGGAGACATGATCATGAGCTCTgtggtttttgttgttgttattgtagtgTAAAAAATGGGTGTTAATTTTTGTCATGAGAATTGTACATTTATTAAACTCTTTTATAACTTTTTATGTGATGTGAGCTCTCTGTGATGGTGAACAATATGAAAAAATGGCTGTGCAAATGTGGCCATGCATGTGACCTTGTATTGTTGGGTATTTATAGCAGAAAAAAGTGCATCGGGTGGGTGCATCGTGCAGCCATGCCCATTTCAGTTTTCCAATGATCTGTttttaaaaaattaattttgTACTGTCATGATGACGACGAGTTCCTTAACTTATGCCGTTTTTGTGATTTTAGCTGAAGGGTGCTGACTAAGGTTTCCCTATTGTGTGATTTTAGGCAGCTAGTTTCATTCTGAGCGGATTGTTTCGAAATAAAAATGTGCTACAGTGTAATTTGAGTGTTTTCCCATATTTTAGGCTACACTTGGGATCCTGAACAACTTGTCAACTGTTACATTGCTATTTCTAGGTTGGTGTGTACACTGCATGTCTAATAtggtgtcacacggtgcatttctTATGCGGTTGAGCCCCGTCAGGAGCAAATTTTTAAATTGCCATTGGCTTCATGGTGAGAAATTCCTGTTGAGAAATTCGATCCTTACTAGGCTTGATGGTGATTGAAAACacaccgtgtgacacccgtatgtATAAGATAAGGTTGTCTTTTTATTGTTAGACAAAGTATTTCAGCCATAATCAGAAGTTTATCTTATGTGCATTGAGTGAGTGTTTGTGTTCGAGATTCTTCGTAGCCTGAGGTTTTGTCTTGTGGCTAATTTCAACTATAAGCGATGACAGACAAAGAATTTAGCACGAGCTCCACCAATAAGACTGTACAGCATCTGCCTTTGTGTCTCAACGCTCCAAACTGCAGTTCCCAAGAGACACCGATACCATAAGATATTTACCTTCCCTGTGTCATTGCTGAAATTAATTGACATAATTGGCAGGCACCTTTATACAAGTTTGCTTTGAATTTGACAGTGGTGTATTCGTCACTGCATTCTTAGGTTGCTACCAGCTATAGCAATACCACTAGCAGTACAGAAGTTTCTCCTGGTAAAAGCCAAGATGTCATAACATTTTGgctaaaagaaatgagaaaagtCATCTGCATGCTTTACCATTGCTGGGAAATGTTTATGCTGGCCAGAAGACTGTAGTCGCTGACGAGTGGCGCCACGCCACTGTGTCCATCGCTGTCCCGCCTAGCGAATGCGGGAGCCTGCTGCTGACATGTCGTGCCCTCCTGCCACGCTACCATTGGCCAGACACTCCTGGAAAGTCCAAGTCAGAGCCCCTAACCATGTCAGTCGGAAATTCTTTTTACGCATTTGCAAAGTGTGATCCAGCAGAGAACGTTTTACTGCAAGAATGTTCTAAAAGGctttttaaatgaaaaaaaaagaaaagtgttgcAAGGTGAGCTATCCTTCCTGCAGCAGATTCTCTCCCAAAGCAGCTCCTACTCTGCTTTCTCCCATATATATTGGAACCAAGGGCACATCCCGTTTGTGTTACGAGCTCTGCCTCCATTCTTCTTTTTACCTTGTTATTACTGCAACATGCATTTGCGGCGGCAGTTTTGCGCATGAGGAGTACCCCAAGTGTCCATGGTCTTGTTGCAGCTGGCTGTCTGTGCGCTGCACTGCGTCTGTGATTGGATGTGGTACCTGTGACATCGTCTCTGCAGTCGAGACCTGCTATGAGATCGAGGGCACATAAGTCTTCGTTCGAATTTTCTACTGTTTTCGCGGAGTACGTAGATTTTGTAGTTTGCAGGCAATATCGTCGCAGCGGGATTTGCGTAACTGGCTTGTTTGTTTTCAGTGTCCAAACTTAGCGCGTGGCCCTTTAGCAAAACGCCACCATGATGACCTgtaccttttttcttcttttttttttcacgcaagaTTCTACAATGTTTATTGCTGTCTTTGATGTAACTATGTCTGCATTCCCGTCACTGTACTTTTACCTCATCGGGCAACCCTGGTGCAAAAACACTtcgaggggtggggggggggagtgaaacACGTGCCCAAGGTCGCCCCACACGGGAAATCCAGCACGGCTCTGTAATTACAGCCATCTTGGCCCTACTTGCTGAAGTCAACGTGTCGGTCACTACGGAGGCCAGACCGTCTGAGCAGAGGTTTAAGTATTAAGTCCACAACAAGTGGTACGGCTCTCGTTGTAGCACTTGCTTCGCCGATcagccccccctcccttcccccctcCGCCATTGGTCTAACAGATATGTCTGACACAGGAGCCAATGTTTCTACAAGTAGACTTGTTGTTCGTCAAGGAAACAACTGCAATAACCGAAAGCAGTtgtgcactgctaagcacgaggtcgcaggatcaaatcccggccgccgcggccgcatttccgtaacgggcgaaatacaaaaacgcccgtgtgccatgAATTGGgtacacgctaaagaaccccaggtggtcaaaactaatcccccactacggcatgccttataatcagattgtgaccccataattttttcaaTCATCTTCCTGTGAACATCCGTTTATTGTTTGGACCGTATGTGGTAGTGTGACAGATTGGCGGAGGACGGGAAAATATGCTGCCCGCCGGAAGTGGCCGCGTGCGAAGGTAGCGAGCGCCGCTAATTGGCAGTGGTGGAGGACTGTAGCTGCAGGTGGGTTTAGCCTGGCAATCGAGTCTCTTGCAGTGTCGCCGGGGTATGTGCTTacgacccgtccaacaaacctGCGCCTCTTAGGAGTGCAGGTAGAGAATGTGAAGCTTACCTAGGAGGTGGGGGGGGGCCTTTGATGAATAGTGGCAACGTGAGGTGTTTCAGGCACGCAAACGGAAGGCTTGTTGGTTTGAAAATGTTCTTGCCACGTTTTTGCAGGATGCTTCCTctctggactactcgtcttctgCCGGAAAGGAATGGATGGGAACTGAGGTACCACCTAAGGTTTGTAGCTTGGGGGTGGCAGCATGATGCAGGAGTTTGGCTTTTCTGGCTGTTGCCCTGGTGGTTCGAAAACCTAGACAAATACACCCGCACGGGAATTCTCGGTTCTtgtgccgattcccattccttcGGAGGGGCGGCCATGTCACCGTAGGTAATGGTGGTCGATTCTCTGCCGCCGGTAAATCGCCGCCAGCACCTTCTGTTGTAGTTGGAAAATGGCACATTTGTAGGATGTGTTGTGCCACGGAAGAATAAGCAAGTTATTTGGAAATTGGGCGAATATCCCCATCTAGATGTCGGCCACGAGCCCTTGAActctggcggcttcctcggcccgTTGAGCAGCGTAGACTTCCAGCGCGTTCGGTTCAAGACTGCGTCCCCGTCTGGAACCCCTCCTTGTTCGCACTCCCATAACTTGTGTTCCAGAGTTGCCCTGGCCTCGCAAAACTTGCACTGGTTTGATGAAGAATGAAATAATTTCTCGGAGTAGTTGTGTAGTTCGTGGTTCTGTGCATTGCACGAAGACAGGAACTGTTTCGGCAGGAGAGTCATTTAAAACAGGGTGTGGCCATTCACCGTTCCGTTCCTCTGCATCGGAGGTGCCATTCTGTCTCATTCTGTAAAGGCGGCATTTTGAGCCAGTCAGAGAGGCCGCAGCAGCCGTCGGGGCCAATCGGAGCTGtcaacatggcggaatttgaaaatgtccagAACAGCACCCCGTGACACCATTATGACAGTAATGATGCATCGCGTTACTGCGTTTTAGAGTAGCCTACGGGCTCTGTTCTAGGTTGCTGTACCACGAGCGTGGGGTTGCCTAAGGTTAATCATGACGATGGTGATGATAATGCTTAGCTATGGTGCGTACCCACAGTACAGGTGTAGGATAGGCGCCCTAGCAGGTTGCAGGAGGAATCGCAGGACATTTATACTCAATAGAAAGCGAACAGAAGCATGCAAAAGGAAAGGTGCCAGAAAGAGTGCTGTAAACTGGGATTTGGACTACGTGAAACGAAATTATATAGATGACGTATTCAGGGAAGTTGGGAAATAACTTATTTTCAAGGAAGGTATTGAAATAATAGGAAAGGAAAGAGAGATATTCAAGGAAAAGGTGATTAGCACGGTGGCTGGTTGGTCCTCGATAAAATGGCGCAACCTACTGCAGGTGATAGGCAAAATGAATTTTGTATGATAAAAGATACGATATTAAGTGGATAATGATAGTGTATCGTTAAGGCACAACGGTGGAACAtttaaacttctttttttcgtttaacGTCATGAAATTCTACAGTGGCTTATGAGGGACATCAAAGTGGGGCATTCCGGATTAATTTCCAACTGCTGcgtttctttaacgtgtacccaacgCACGATGAGCAGCTTTGCATGCGGCCGCCGCcggggtcgaacccgcgacctcgttctgagcagcgcaacgccacagccaccgaGTTACCGCGTCGCTGAGTGCAGCGAACGATGGTGCCCCGAGCTGTGTCGATTTCGAGGCGCGCGACGGTGCTGCCGAAGAAAACGAAGCTCCCCTGTCGCTCGCGTCGCGAGGCACGCGCGACACGCGGGCCACCTTCGGCGGTTGGAGACTGGGCGGGCCCGACGTGCCGTCTCCGCTCGCGTCCGAGTTGGCCCGTGGGAGGCGGCGCCCGCAGCTGTCCCCCGTCGGCGCATGAGCTAGGCCCATCTCGGGGACGTCGAGGCGGGCCGCCCAAATTGCCTGACGCGAGAGTGAGTCCTCGCTGCATGTTCCTCTTCTAAACCTCGCCTGAGCATCGCTGCGCCGACCTCGCCAAAATCGCCCTGGCCTCCGAGGCGTATGGGATGGGACCGCGTAAATGCAGtttaactgcaacgaaattttgcaTTCGCGTAATTGGGGCAATCTGaactactgaagcaatcttggcaaagctacAGGGCTGGTCATTGTCTAGTGCTCTTATTAGCCGCTTTTTGAATATCACCCGAGCTGACGAAGCGTGCACGTGATGGTTTAAGGGATACGACGCAAGATCCCAgcacgtcgcctccgagatatTTTTCGGCGTTTTGGTGGTTATCCGTGGGCAAGCGTAGGCCACGGGCGTTGCCTTAACTTGGGCATGCCGTCTCCGAGCTCGGGCGGCGCCCCGTATGCCCAGAAGCCGCGCTAGCCTAGAGCGCGCTGCGGTTCTCGGCGTTCCGagtcatgcgtcacttccggcgaACGTTAAGGGTCggtttttcttcattcttttttcagtTGCGCTGTTGAAGACGTTTACTTTTTTTGCGAGCTTTTCGTGACTCAACACGTATTCCAACGTAATATTTTGCACGTAGGCTGTTCTATGCAGGGTATCCCAACTATCATGCGCGAAGatgttaaaatatgcaaatgccacgtagctagactgAACTAAGGCAATGTTGTCTACAGTCgtttggagatgctcagattattttttgcattccgagTAATCCCatgattagtcttaattaattaatcaacttctcaaatataattaggtgaagtgtcaatgagaaagttgtgGAATGATACGAaaaactcgcgatacagctttctggtGACACCATCGAAGGAATTACTCATTGAGCTCTGTTCAGTTCTATGCACAgtgtacatatctaaccagcacgTCATTATATGCTGGGCACCTGGCCAGAGAGACATCGTGGGCAATGTgctagcagaccaaatggccacGCCAATTGCATCGCAAGCTATTTATCCTACCGCTGccgtccctgtcacagatctgaagcctttcttaacgTAAGAAACTGCGAAgtcactggcaacgcttgtgggacgcggaaacaagtTATAATCTTCACGTGATAGAATCATAGTTAGGTTCCTGGCCTTCGCAACAATATCACGGTgaactgatgtcctattctgtcgtctcacaATAGGACACGCtcttggcacccataattttctacgtACTCGAAGTGAACGTCcgacctgtggtagatgtgggggagaggctgaccgtcctccacgttctcCTGGAGTTTCTGCATGGAAGCGGAATCTGAGATATTtacccctagcataccggcagcacatccctctTGATCCTGTAATGTATGTCGgtccagaacttttttttttttatgccagtaCAAtgctaggtttcctgaaagatatTGTTTTACATGTTATTAGCACAATAAATTCGTACCGCATCCTCTCTTCATAGGGTGCCGCTGTGATAGTAgttctgtatagcacatgccccCAGGCCAACGTTACcttagtctagtaacgttgcccaggcccttgtgtttcaaggcctCTGgtaaggcagtagtgctctagccagtTTTTACATCTGACATATTTTttatatcgtatcattctttcgcAGTGAATTTGTatgctcatagtacacgccaTTAGTTactgccataatcttattacacgtagatttcacgcactttacagcgactatttttaggcccctttacggTCACGTCACATCGATTTCTATCTAGAACTCATCGCTCCGCTGCGAACTCACTGGCATGGCGCTTTTtgaccatacctggcccttgcgccactaaacgaCACACATTCGTTCAATGTGGCGCCGATGCGCACATTCGATCGCGCCTTCGTGTCCGCATCGAGCAATAAGTCTTGTTTGTGGAACGAGACGTGAAACGCAAAGTGCATGCTTGGCGTCACTTCGCATGAAGTCCATTGGATACGCTCACGTGGCACTGCCGGCACCAAGCGTAAAACTCAACTTGTATTGTGGCTAGCAGACAGACACGCATGCATTGAAATCCAGGTTCGAACCTGTTGGAATCTGGGAGATCTTGACGTGTTTGATTTCAACCTCCAGAGGAGCCTAAAAGAACTGAAATTGAGGAAGTTTGTATGGATTAATGTGACTGAAGACAGGCGCGCGAACACGAACGCAAGACGGAACGAAAAGAACCACACAAAAGCCCACTAGACACGTAGCTATCCAAAACGTTGCGAGTGTCGCTTGGCAGGCAGTCGAGGCGCGTTGCTAACAGGTTCCATCAGTTAGACGTTTCCAGCTTCTTGTTCTCCAATGAACCCCCGCGTTATGCGCCTTGCTTTCATTCGCTGTCCTAGGTCGGTCACTGCAAGTAAATCGGGAGGGGATCGTGCCAAGGACTGACCCGACACGCACACGCCTCGGACTTTCTATGCGTGGCGCTCCGACTCGGGAGCAGCAGAAACGACCCGAGTTTGCAACAGGCACCGCTCTCTGAGTGAGCGAAATCAGCCAGCCGCTCTTTCGACCACCGCCCAACCTTCAAGATGACCGACGCTGCGCACCTCGCGGCCGCTCCCGCCCAACCTGCGAGCGCGACACCCCCTCAGGCAGCAGGCGCTGCGCCACcgcctcctccccctcccctagGCTACGCAGCTCCTCCACCCGACGACGCAGCTGCACCAGCTGCTGCCGCTCCGCCCGTTGCACCTTCGCCCGCCCAAACCCCGCCGCGAGCCCCACCAGCTCCCGCAATGCCGCCAGCCGCCGCACCGCCGCCTCCTGCACCGCAAGTTCTCGCACCTCAGCCTGCCGCACCGCCGCCTCCTGCACCGCAAGTTCTCGCACCTCAGCCTGCCGCACCGCAGGTGCCACCGCCACAGCCGTCTACTGCGGCGCCAAAGCAGTACACCGCTCAGACACCTTGCCAGGTGCCTGGGACGTGCGCCGTGGCAACGGTCAAGAGCGCACCTTCAGAGTCGCTCAAGAGGGAGTACGTTACAGCAGTGAAGGCGTACGAACAGCAAGTGGGCGCCAACGTCGTGCGCGGCAAGATGTTTATTGAGAGCTTACCCGCCTCTGAACGGCCAGCGAGCCGCGGCGTTTCCCCTACAGGAATGCTACCGGGAATGACTCCGGGAATGACTCCGGGAATGGCTTCGGGAATGGCTCCGGGAATGGTTCCGGGCATGGCACCACCGGGAATGGAATGCGGCTACAACATGGCAATGGGCATGGGACCCGGCGGGCCCTGCGGATACGGCCAGCAGGTGACTATGggtggtggtggctacggcgcGTCGCCGTTAAACGTACAGCGAAGCCGGGAAGAGTTCAAGAATATGATGAACACTAACACGGGAGTGGATTTCGCCCGGTTGGCTGAAATGGGACCCGAAGTTCAGAGGCTGCTGGATATGGGCACCCAGATTGACCAGATTCTGGAAGCCGCCCGGAGGGCCGAGAGGCCCCCGATAATAATGGATTCGGGTCCCACAGAAGGGTACGACGGCCCCGCAGCGGGCTCCGGAGGGCTACCACCATTGATTTCTGGCGGCGCCTACAACAGACCCATGCCAGGCGGCTTCGGTAGGCCTATGATGCCGCCCTACAACGCGCCGATGCCTAGCATGGCGAGCGCCTACAGCTCAGAACGTTTTCCACGGGATTACGGCAGGCCTGACATGGGCTCGCGGATGGTGGATTCCGCTGGGTGGCCGACGGATGGTCCGAGGGACCATGGAAGGCGAGCCGTGTCGAGAGAGAATACCAGATCTCACAGGGACGACTACACCGATGGCAGCAAACCGACCGCCAAACACTCTTTGAGCAGGGCTTCAGACCTACTACAGAAGATAAAGGAGGACATCGACGAGCACCGTGCCGAGACAGTGCTGGAGAAGATTCGCTGGGACGTCGACGATGACGGAGGCCGTGCAACAGCCAGGAGGAACAGTCTGCCGCCGGAGAGGAGGATGACGCCTTCGCGCACCATTCAAAGAGAGTACGACGAACACTACGGCGTTGAGGAGAGGCGGTCGCCGAGGCCGAGGCGAAGACAGTCGCGACACAAGCCCTCgtcgtcttcatcatcatcatcttcgtcCTCTTCCTCTCACGGCAAGCCTCACAGAAGGCGGTCGCACAAGTCCAAGGACAGCAAAGGCAAGCACCACAAGTCAAAAGGAAAGAAGAGGAGGGGATCTCTGCCCGCGAAGAAGAGTTCATCGTCGTCCTCTTCGTCCTCGTCCTCGGGACGTCGCTCGCCCAGGAACAAAGGCGGCAAGTCCATCGAGTTCGTCAGGAATATCACCGAGCGGTTCAGCTCGGAGTCCGCCGAGGGAGACCCGACGGCGGGTCTGGACGAGTTCCACCAGAAGTACATGATGATCGCGCGACCCGGGAGCCGCGGGATGATGAACGAGCCCGGCGTCGGCAGGTCCGGCTGTCCCCTCCGCAATGCAATGGGCGTCGGCTCGCGGGAGGAAGGCGCGCTGCGGACGCAGTCGAGGTCGTTCGGAGGCAGCGTCTACAAGT encodes:
- the LOC126539629 gene encoding uncharacterized protein; this encodes MTDAAHLAAAPAQPASATPPQAAGAAPPPPPPPLGYAAPPPDDAAAPAAAAPPVAPSPAQTPPRAPPAPAMPPAAAPPPPAPQVLAPQPAAPPPPAPQVLAPQPAAPQVPPPQPSTAAPKQYTAQTPCQVPGTCAVATVKSAPSESLKREYVTAVKAYEQQVGANVVRGKMFIESLPASERPASRGVSPTGMLPGMTPGMTPGMASGMAPGMVPGMAPPGMECGYNMAMGMGPGGPCGYGQQVTMGGGGYGASPLNVQRSREEFKNMMNTNTGVDFARLAEMGPEVQRLLDMGTQIDQILEAARRAERPPIIMDSGPTEGYDGPAAGSGGLPPLISGGAYNRPMPGGFGRPMMPPYNAPMPSMASAYSSERFPRDYGRPDMGSRMVDSAGWPTDGPRDHGRRAVSRENTRSHRDDYTDGSKPTAKHSLSRASDLLQKIKEDIDEHRAETVLEKIRWDVDDDGGRATARRNSLPPERRMTPSRTIQREYDEHYGVEERRSPRPRRRQSRHKPSSSSSSSSSSSSSHGKPHRRRSHKSKDSKGKHHKSKGKKRRGSLPAKKSSSSSSSSSSSGRRSPRNKGGKSIEFVRNITERFSSESAEGDPTAGLDEFHQKYMMIARPGSRGMMNEPGVGRSGCPLRNAMGVGSREEGALRTQSRSFGGSVYKYGPPPTDQAVKQRMSSGGALYRYESQPSAFKRE